The Labrus bergylta chromosome 14, fLabBer1.1, whole genome shotgun sequence region TAAGTAGGAACACTCACACATTAATGGAAATAACTCTTTCTAGTGTAGATACTTATTatccattattgtatttttttatttaactgatgtaaatatgtttgatttttaacttctatttttattttaaataattatattcccaTCTCCTGTTTTCTTGACCCCCAtggggggatcaataaagtttatcttatcttatcttatcttacattAATTACAGCAATATTGTATGGTTTACATTTACATGTATGAGGATTAATTATCAAATGATATACAATATAAACTGTCATTCTGCAGGATGAGAACTACTTTGATTCTTCAACTACTTTTTGAACAAGATAATTATGTGTTATTATACGTTtagacacaaacattttttaaatttattaaTATAAAACTTTAACAGGTATAGCATGAAAGAGATGTCCACAATAATGCATCACTGTAAATAATAGGGGCTTTATACTTTTGTATTGAGTCATTTTTCTGGATGAgcagctttttcttttgtacTTTGAGCAATCGAGCTTTGAATGCATAACTTAACTTGTACCAGACTAATGTAAAACtgtgcttttgtttcttttctttcaagtTAATTTCTTCACTACTTATGGAGAAATATAAGTGGTCTTTGGAAATACAGAATACTGTGTTTTTAGCATTTACACATACCTGTTACAAGTTTCCACAACTAGGGGGTAATGTTGCACTTTTAAGGCTTTAGAGACTTTAGTGTTTAgactttttaagtgttttaagtttaaatgttaaagTAATCTTTTTAAAGTATCTTGTTCTACAAAAAGGTGCATGATTTAATTTACTTTTCTTGTAATAAATCAACTGATTAATTAAATGATGAACGTGTCAGTTCAAGCAGTTTAGAAAGTTTTATATCATAACAGTACCATTTGGTTTACTCCAAGAAGGCAACATCGATAGTTTAAACAGTTTACAAAAGATTCAACAGAATAGTTTGAAGTAAGCATTGGAGAACATAGTTAGAATatcatacatttctttaaaggcAAATatgagcagaaacacaaagcaaTAAATGCAATTCATACTGATGAAATCGCTGTTAGCTAACTCCTTTCAAATCTTCCATTAATTTCATGGGATGTAACACTCTTTGAGCTTCTATCAGTTTGTTAGTCATGTTTCTAGTCTTTATGCAAAGCAAAGCTAAATGTTGTTTCAGTCGAAACGAGTGACCCAGTTAacagctctgtgttgttgtagTTGCAACAGATGTTGAAGATGGAAAGTGTCCTAAGAaatgcctctttgttttttattatagtCAAAATATACTCATATATGCTCATATATGTCTTTAATTCAAAACTCAACAAAGAGGCATGTGTTAGGACTCTTTCTGTCTGCAACATCTTTTTGTATAACCGCATAAACATTTGTCTGAAAGTCTTTAGTTAACATGATCACCTGttcaatttgttttgtttttgctacCAGTGAAGTCGTATGGCCATTAAAGCTCTGGTGAGGAGTTttaaactggttatgaaacagattaAATTAATACTCAatgtctctttatgacctacaaaagcaatcCATGCCGTCAGGGAGAAGATTACTCTGAACTTATTTCTAAAACTTGTAACCAATTGGAGTAGGTATCAGACAATCTAAataacattttccacagcaaagactAACACTAAGTGACACTTTtgatagttaaaaaaaaagtaggatgtGATTTTTCATTAGAAAACATTGCTATCCAAGGATGGGACAAGATTAGCAAATAGATACGAGGTATCACTTTGTCCATAGGGGCGTCAAAATTGAAACCAAACCAAATTTTTCGAAAAACAGTTTCTGTTTATCTGCAATGGCTACACTGAACTCTTTCAGTAAGTCTTTGCTGATAAGCTGTCAATTTCCTAAAGTTAAAAGCAAATATTCTGTTAATTTATGGTACTtttaagaatattttatttatgacTGTCTAATTTATCCTGAACTCAAAGTCTTCCCTCTGCTTGAGCAGACTGTGAAAGACGTTGtcaggacaaaaaaagaagattctGTTTCGCTCCAGGTCCTGAGCGTTCATAATGCGCGTCACCAAAGCTTGTTGAATGACTGGAGACTCACAGGGATGGTGCAGCACGTTGTGACTCACATTCCTATACGGCTCGATCACTAACAGACCCTGCTTGTTGATTTCTTCACCCCTGCTGTATTCAGCAGAACTGTTAAGTGACTTCCTGTTTACCACACCCACAGCAGAATCGTTGCTTCTTTTTGTCACATTGAGTCCAAAGTCTTCACTGGGAGCAGATATTTTACAACTATTGATTACACCAGCTGTTGAGTTGGGTGTAGTCTTGTTATCAGGTGAGATACTTGGACTATCCAGGCTAACATTAAAGAGGCGATGACTTGAGCAGGTTATGTTTGTGATGCTAAACGTCTTAGTTCTTCTCAGTCCAGAGGCTGTCCTGGTTTTGGGTATTCCAGGTCTTGGAGTCTCCTGGATGTTTCTGTGCAGATAGGTTGTGAAGCCCTGAACCAGGCGACCCAGCCCTGACTTATAAGACCGACGCAGTGACTCAGCCGATCCTAATGGTACAGAGTGCAGACGGACCTGTTgggaataaaaataacttttagatCAGCCCAGTATCCCCCAGGCATCCATAACGGATGACTCAGCAGCTAATGATTTATGCCCTGGCCCAACAGTCAGTGCCAACAATGCAGGAAAGGAATGGGTGTGTACTAGCATATCTGACTTTCATGCAGGAGGCCAGAGTCTGCTCCCATCACAGGTCTGAAATCAAAATAAGCCTTTTTTAAGAAGGCCTCATTCTTTCCCTAAGCTTAACAACTCAAGAACTAATGTTTTCAGGTACAGTTTTTTCAGAGGACAGACAAACTATGTGCACTGTAGCATCAATATTACGATTCAGAATTTATGGactatgtatgtttgtgtgtcctgACCTGGTGAATTCTCATGTGCAGATGAACTGCAGCTCCCACCAACCACTGCTGCATGGACACTGAGCTCATTCTCTTCTTCGTGGTCATTCTCTCATAATGGTCAATGAGCTCCAGTTTGAGCCAGGAGTCAAAGACCTCTGTGGTCTCAGCCATCTTTTCTGGGTTGTTGGCAATGCTGGGGATCAGGCAGAGGTAGCTGTGCACAAGCCAGCCAATTCGTGAAGAACTGCTGATGCCAAAAATCCTCTTAGCCTGGGGTCTCTGAGTCGACACGTCACCCTCTGTTGATCCATGCGCCCGGACCTGGCAGGgtgacagaaaatgtgaaagtCTGGGTTTCACTTCTGTTTAGCATTCTTTGTGAAATGGTAAGCCTTAGCTACTGCcattttacaacatttaaagGAATGTTTAGGTTGGGAAGCGTAAATGCTGTTACAGTGCCATACTACGAAAGTAAGAACAAGCTTTATGCATGCATaggaaaatatgaaatgaaatccaaaatacaaacaatagacaaagcaaaaaaaagtttaaacccACTTGTTGGGCAACCTGGTCGAAAAGCATGGACAGAGCCAGAGCAACGAGCCCGACTCCTCCATGTGTGACCCGGCTGCTGCCTCCAAGCTCTCCGCTCAGACTGAGGCTGAAAGCAGTCTGCTGCTCGCTGCTCATGCCCCGCTGCAAAAAGGCATATTGATGCTGCAGTGCTGCCGACGAGTCCAGAGAGAGGAAAGTAGAGATGACAGGATCTAAGGAGATATCTGGGATGATGCTGGCATCTCGAGCCACAGAGAAAAGCTCCTGGACAGTGGCTGGAGAGGGGAGACACAAACTACGACCCATCAGGATCATGGCGACATCTGCCAGTCTAGACAGAGTGtggtggtgtatgtgtgtgtatgtgtgggtgtttgCAGGTCTGCTTGTTATCTGTGCTTCTGACCCTCTGTGTATATAGTTGAGTCCAAGAGGTGTTATCTGCATTACCGATCTACCAAAGCATTCataaacagaaatacataaCCCACATGTTTCAAGTTATTGCAAAACAGACATTTCAGGAATATTAGCCTCATTTTGTGgctgtttgtgcattttcatAAAggtaatttacttttttttgtgtgtttggtaaGAGACACAGCTGAGACGGTAAACTTACATTTCAATGCTTATTTGATATTAAATTGtagttgcatgtttttctcGTTCTGTCAGCCTCTCATTTCAGACCCGAGCCAAAATTTGTATCCTTAGAAAGGGGACTGAGCTGCATGTGTTAAGGCAGCATTATACTTCAAAACCTGTATTTAGGTTTCGAGAGTGATTCATATCAGAAGTGCACTCTGTAGCATCTGAAAACACATCCAAAACCAGCATGTTTTCTGTGTCATTCTTTCTCACTCTGTTAAATATTCCCTCTCCTGCCAAAGGCTGAGAGTGAAGGATTTATCCGAGTGGCTCAAAGCATTAAACACATTCctatgaaaaaacaacaacataaaaagtgTGACAGGGTTTTTGATTGGGCTTTATCAACTGGTGCTTGGTGTATTAATTACCTGTTTAGTGTAAAGGATAAATTGAACCAAATCACAGCACTTTTTGTGGTCCGAAAGGCGTTTTAAACCGAGACACAACCACTGATCATTAACCTTAAAGTCAACAAGCAAGCAGTCAGCTCACTGTGAGAATATTTACTCTGTTTGCCGTTCAGTCCACTTATCAAAGATCAAAATgaattttaaattaaaccaagtcaaactgaaaaatagggaaaaaatgaatgaaaacaaaaaaacaccaaatgtaAAAGTTATTAACTTCCATATTTTCCAAAACTTGCCaagtttgattttttaaatattacttAAAGTAATTCCTTTCAACCTTTGGGAAATTCCTCAGGATGTTTGTTTCTTCCATTAAGTTATGCATTGTTTGAGCAGagactgtaaacattatttAACACCCATCAGAGTAGATATTTAGAgtacacagtgacacaaaatacaGTGAAATAGATAAATAAGCAAATTTAAACAAACTTGATAAAGAATCTTATTAATTGAGTCATTCTTAAATGACTAATATGAGAACTGCGAACTCCCACTTAGTTTCTGAACTGTAGTGAGGAAGTATAATGTAAAGAGACAAGAGATTAAAAtactgagttaaaaaaaaacaaaaaaacatcaaagtagTGATTGAGTGCATGTATTAAAATTCAACCACAATCCAAAACAGAATCATCTGttaacattcatgaactatgtGTTATGAAGGGACGATGAAGGAATGATttatcattattgttattattacaaCAACTTttagtgttattattattattatcataacaacttttagtattattattattattattatcataacaacttttagtattattattataacaacttttagtgttattattattattatcataacaacttttagtattattattattattatcataacaacttttagtattattattattattattattattattattatcataacaacttttagtattattattataacaacttttagtgttattattattattatcataacaacttttagtattattattattattattataacaacctttagtattattattataacaacttttagtgttattattattattattactacaactattattattattataacaacCTTTAGTATTATTATCATAACAActtttagtattattattattattattattattatcataacaacctttagtattattattataacaacttttagtgttattattattattattactacaactattattattattattactactacaaatattattattattatcgttattattattattatcattactactacaactattattattatcgttattattattattactactactacaactattattattattattgttatcgttattattattattattattactacaactattatcattattattgttgttgtttttgttgcatgtcTGATGTCTTTCGTGTCTCGCCGTACGGTCACTTGAAACTGTCGTTCGCTACATGACGACATGCGACACCGACTGATCCTTGAAAATTAGTCCTTGATGCGGATGTAAAATAGCCTGTTGACGTTAACTAGCCTTCCTGCCCACAACTATCCTTTTCGCTTGAAAGTTTCGCTTGAAAGTTTGtccatacaacaacaacaacaacaacaacaacaactgtgtTCCCTCTTtgagttaaaagaaaaagaaagtgaggaAATGTTCCCAGACTTCCGGGTCGTCATTATGATACGTCACGGTCTTGACCCTGCAAAAAGCTTCGTCATCTCACAGAACAGCAGCGAAGAGGAGGTCTCCTGTCCGTGCTTGTGATCGGTGAAAACACAATAGGTGAGTAACTAAGCAGCGCGTGTGTGAACATAGCATGTTTAATGTTAACATTAAACGAGTGTGCATTGTTTTACTCTCCAAACTAACTCTGTAGCTGTAGCTATGGAAACCAGCTAACTAACCTACAGGTAGGGTGACGAAtcacagaaacatgaaataaaggaGGAGAGATTCATATCGAGGGGTTGTTTACGGGTCAGGCGCCCTTCATACAAAGCAGGTTGTCACACCTGCGTGGGCACAATCCTGTGCATGGTATGTTTAGTTCTCTCGGAAGGTGTTAGCATTACACTGCTTTGTATGAATGAGGGACTATCTCTTTGATAAGAAACGTGTTTACCCTTCACCTGGAGACTGAACGACCTGACAGGTAGCACACCTGGGCTGAGCTGCAGGCTTGATGTAGAGCAGGGATGGGGCAACTTTGGTgacagcaaggggccacattcatttaactctcactgccagaggggccaaattgtaggatacaaaaacgattacagtcgattatgtctcaaatttaactcaacatgtaaaagtgatcaaatattattatggacatatttctggttttcatgatttcatggcagatttcgtcatgttttcttcatgtttccaattaattgatatgtaaaaattgacctgagggccacgttgagggttgatggcccccggggccgccagttgcccacccctgatgtAGAGTAACACCTTTATTACACactttatgttgtgttttcctttgcATTGTTAAAGCCATATGACGACGGAGACCTAGATAAATTACCCAACCGCTGCTAACTGTTCAATATTACATGTGCGATAACTTTGTAATTCACTGCTTTAcaattgtctatttatttactcagtcattgcactttaactttaactgtctatttatttattcattcatccagtcactgcaaaataataactgtGTATACTCTGTCACTGCACTATAActataacttcacttatttgcagtatatctctatatttatatttgtttaattaatcagtcactgcaaaataataactgtatatattctttcagtcaccatgactgtctatttatttattattattattaatattattattattattattattcattcactgaacagcaacgGCTCTGGACACTTTTTACATGCTTCTCtttcatatcaccacaaatatatttttgttgttgtttttgtaaacgctgctgtttaggattgctgctaacgaagtttcgttgtgtccttttttatacaatgataataaagattctatctatctatctatctaaagtAATTGATAGATTAATAGTTAATTAAATCCTTCCCCCAACACTCTGATCCACACTGGATTGTTTTGACTAAGCTGGATCAGGGTCCAAACACTCTCACGTTATCTGCTGGCATTTCTTACTAAGAACTTCTAAGAAATTACTTTGTGGTGATTAAATGTGTATGGATttaagcgtctgctaagtgaaccACTTAGTGGGTTTCTAGGTAATATTGAGGTGAATAAGTGATTAGTTACGACCCAGTAGTTAGAGACTCTCTGGACTTGGACTGGTTCATTCCTTTGTTGTATACTACAGCGTATCTGTTAGATAAATAACATTGTAGTGTAAACTATGTGTCTGTAATTTATGTGATATATCCATTGTTATACAGCTGTACTACACAACATGTTGTGTTGCAATTCACCTCTACATGTCAGCTTTATATGATGTGTGCAGGATACATCATATAGTATAATCTAATACAGTATCCCGGACTGTGTTATGATTTTTCCaagttgttttaatttgattataTGATCTTATTAAATTTGTTATATTGCTTTATTAATACAGACAGAGGTATCATAATCTAATTAAATCCTATGATTCTGGTGTAAAACTGTTTAcatagaccagtggttctcaactggtctagcctcaggacccaccaccaactccttcatgaaaaccCGCAACACAGATTTCTGATAttcttcaaccaatcagattcatttaatgaaTAAGTGAACAGTTTGGACCTCAAacagtacaaaacatgtgacagaataAAGCTAACgtagactttttgacacaacTTTTCGCGccccactgaaaacggctccGGGACCCACTTTTGAGTCATGACCCACCAGTTGGTAAACACTTTTCTAGACTACCTGAATTACCACTGTCATTTTGCATCATAGTTTTGTCTTGAGTAGCTCTTCTAAagcatcttcttttttcttgtttccttgTTTTATCTTATTTCCTtcttaattgtttagcaccgaTACaacaagtcaaattccttgtgtaaatgtacttggcaataaaccctgattctgattctgatttttttttaaccattttttttttcttatttccttttCACATTCCACTTTATgtattcttttttgtttttaatattatttaacatCATTTTTAATATCTATATCTTGCCCTGGTGCAACCTCCACATTTTAACCCTACACTCACTTTTATCTCTGCTTTTGGTCTCCACCAGCTTCTGCTGTGTATTTCTGGCCTTTTAGCTTCTACTCGCTCCACTATGTGCACCAGTGAGTTTTTTGAGTTTCCCTGTCCGCTCTCTAGTGTTTTGTTAGTTTGTCGAGTCATTTTTGGGATGTATTTCTCTTTGAACACTTTAAGCTTTACCATCTATAAATGTTTTGCAAACAACTGCAATTAAATGTAAATTCCAGACAACATGACATGTGACATGTTTAGGCCTTCCTTTGTCCAAGATGTAAGATTTTTGCATATGAGATAGGGCGAGTAAACTGTAATAATCTAAAAATATCACGCTCTCACCGGGCAGACAGCAGTGTG contains the following coding sequences:
- the LOC136182403 gene encoding uncharacterized protein codes for the protein MQITPLGLNYIHRGSEAQITSRPANTHTYTHIHHHTLSRLADVAMILMGRSLCLPSPATVQELFSVARDASIIPDISLDPVISTFLSLDSSAALQHQYAFLQRGMSSEQQTAFSLSLSGELGGSSRVTHGGVGLVALALSMLFDQVAQQVRAHGSTEGDVSTQRPQAKRIFGISSSSRIGWLVHSYLCLIPSIANNPEKMAETTEVFDSWLKLELIDHYERMTTKKRMSSVSMQQWLVGAAVHLHMRIHQVRLHSVPLGSAESLRRSYKSGLGRLVQGFTTYLHRNIQETPRPGIPKTRTASGLRRTKTFSITNITCSSHRLFNVSLDSPSISPDNKTTPNSTAGVINSCKISAPSEDFGLNVTKRSNDSAVGVVNRKSLNSSAEYSRGEEINKQGLLVIEPYRNVSHNVLHHPCESPVIQQALVTRIMNAQDLERNRIFFFCPDNVFHSLLKQREDFEFRIN